Genomic DNA from bacterium:
ATGCGCGGGGTGGCGCGGCGATCTCGATTCGCGCGGTAACCGGCAAACCGCTGAAGTTTATCTCGGTCGGCGAGAAGCTGGAGGCCGTCGAGCCGTTTCATCCCGACCGAATGGCCGGCCGCATTCTCGGCAAGGGCGATATCGTCACGTTCGTCGAGAAGGCGCAGGCGGTGGTGGACGCGGAAAAGGCCGAGAAGCTCGAAGCCAAGCTTCGCCGCGCCGAATTCACGCTCACCGATTTTTTGGATCAACTTCAGCAGCTCAAGAAGATGGGGTCGTTGCAGGGTTTGGTGGGAATGATTCCCGGCGTGGGAGCGCGGATCAAGGACGCTCAGATAGATGAGCGGCAGTTCAGACACACGGAAGCCCTCATCTTGTCC
This window encodes:
- a CDS encoding signal recognition particle protein, producing the protein ARGGAAISIRAVTGKPLKFISVGEKLEAVEPFHPDRMAGRILGKGDIVTFVEKAQAVVDAEKAEKLEAKLRRAEFTLTDFLDQLQQLKKMGSLQGLVGMIPGVGARIKDAQIDERQFRHTEALILSMTPEEREQPRILNARRRRRIAAGAGLSVQHVNRLIQQYDQMMGMMKKLRRAGPGQMRRVFGG